A window of Pseudodesulfovibrio hydrargyri contains these coding sequences:
- the urtE gene encoding urea ABC transporter ATP-binding subunit UrtE, whose product MFTVTGLNQYYGGSHILRDVNLHIDKGSCVCLMGRNGVGKTTLLKSVMGLIPIRSGSIELDGEDLARDPAAARARKGIGYVPQGREIFPGLTVEENLRVGLTGRRDGSKVIPEDIYEFFPVLKEMLHRKGGDLSGGQQQQLAIGRALASDPHMLILDEPTEGIQPNIVQLIGDIIIRLNDEKGLTVLLVEQKLKFARKVGRQFYIMDRGHTVAEGRMDALDDTLISEYLTV is encoded by the coding sequence ATGTTCACGGTAACCGGACTGAATCAATACTACGGAGGCAGCCACATCCTGCGGGACGTGAACCTGCATATCGACAAGGGCTCGTGCGTCTGCCTCATGGGCCGCAACGGCGTGGGCAAGACCACCCTGCTCAAATCGGTCATGGGACTGATCCCCATCCGCAGCGGCTCCATAGAACTCGACGGCGAGGACCTGGCCCGGGACCCGGCCGCCGCGCGGGCCCGCAAGGGCATCGGCTACGTCCCCCAGGGCAGGGAGATCTTCCCCGGCCTGACCGTGGAGGAGAACCTGCGCGTAGGGCTGACCGGCCGCCGGGACGGAAGCAAGGTCATCCCCGAAGATATCTACGAGTTCTTTCCGGTGCTCAAGGAAATGCTCCACCGCAAGGGCGGCGACCTGTCCGGCGGGCAACAGCAGCAGCTGGCCATCGGCCGCGCCCTGGCCTCGGACCCGCACATGCTCATCCTGGACGAGCCCACCGAGGGCATCCAGCCCAACATCGTGCAGCTGATCGGCGACATCATCATCCGGCTGAACGACGAGAAGGGGCTGACCGTGCTGCTGGTCGAGCAGAAATTGAAATTCGCCCGCAAGGTGGGCCGCCAGTTCTACATCATGGACCGGGGGCACACCGTGGCCGAAGGCCGGATGGACGCATTGGACGACACGCTCATCAGCGAGTATCTTACCGTCTAG
- a CDS encoding urease subunit beta has product MIPGEILYAEGGIELNADRETVTVTVANTGDRPIQVGSHYHFSETNEALSFDREKARGFRLNIPAGTAVRFEPGQSRDVELVALAGKREVYGFNAKTMGKLD; this is encoded by the coding sequence ATGATACCCGGAGAGATCCTCTACGCCGAGGGCGGCATCGAATTGAACGCCGACCGAGAAACCGTCACCGTGACCGTGGCCAACACCGGCGACCGGCCCATCCAGGTCGGCTCGCACTACCATTTTTCCGAGACCAACGAGGCCCTGTCCTTTGACCGCGAAAAGGCGCGGGGATTCAGGCTGAACATCCCGGCGGGCACGGCCGTCCGCTTCGAGCCGGGCCAGTCCCGCGACGTGGAACTGGTGGCCCTGGCGGGCAAACGGGAAGTCTACGGATTCAACGCCAAAACCATGGGCAAACTGGACTAG
- the ureA gene encoding urease subunit gamma, whose amino-acid sequence MKLTPREKDKLLIFCAGMLAAQRKERGLKLNYPESMAYIASAILEGAREGRAVAELMDYGTTLLTRDDVMEGIPEMIHEVQVEATFPDGTKLVTVHNPIQ is encoded by the coding sequence ATGAAGCTCACACCGAGAGAAAAGGACAAGCTGCTGATCTTCTGCGCCGGGATGCTGGCCGCGCAGCGCAAGGAGCGGGGCCTGAAGCTGAACTACCCGGAATCCATGGCCTACATCGCGTCGGCCATTTTGGAAGGCGCGCGCGAAGGCCGGGCCGTGGCCGAGCTCATGGACTACGGGACCACTCTGCTGACCCGCGACGACGTCATGGAGGGCATCCCCGAAATGATCCACGAGGTCCAGGTGGAGGCCACCTTCCCCGACGGCACCAAGCTGGTCACCGTCCACAACCCCATCCAGTGA
- the urtD gene encoding urea ABC transporter ATP-binding protein UrtD — translation MKTQRTQTEGNKMPPVNVSQGIILHVNDVTVSFDGFKALNKLSMAIDDGSLHCIIGPNGAGKTTMLDIITGKTRPDEGTVFFGSDLELTRLSEPEVARAGVGRKFQTPTVFERLTLFENLELALKADKGLLSSLFWKLSGEQKERIEEVLEIIGARNVAHMEAGLLSHGQKQWLEIGMLLMQSPRLLLLDEPAAGMTPQELENSIRLLNSLKGEHTVVVIEHDMEFVRAIAERVTVLHEGSVLAEGSMDFVQNDPKVVEVYLGE, via the coding sequence ATGAAAACGCAACGCACTCAAACGGAAGGGAACAAGATGCCGCCCGTGAACGTCAGCCAGGGGATCATCCTGCACGTCAACGACGTGACCGTCAGCTTCGACGGCTTCAAGGCCCTGAACAAGCTCTCCATGGCCATCGACGACGGCTCCCTGCACTGCATCATCGGCCCCAACGGCGCGGGCAAGACCACCATGCTGGACATCATCACCGGCAAGACGCGCCCGGACGAGGGGACCGTGTTCTTCGGCTCCGACCTGGAGCTGACCCGGCTCAGCGAGCCCGAGGTGGCCCGCGCCGGGGTCGGGCGGAAATTCCAGACCCCGACGGTCTTCGAGCGGCTGACCCTGTTCGAGAACCTGGAGCTGGCCCTCAAGGCGGACAAGGGGCTGCTTTCCAGCCTGTTCTGGAAACTCTCCGGCGAACAGAAGGAGCGCATAGAAGAGGTCCTGGAGATCATCGGGGCCCGGAACGTGGCCCACATGGAGGCCGGTCTGCTGTCCCACGGGCAGAAGCAGTGGCTGGAGATCGGCATGCTGCTCATGCAGTCCCCGCGACTGCTGCTCCTGGACGAACCGGCCGCGGGCATGACGCCCCAGGAGCTGGAGAACTCCATCCGGCTGCTCAACTCCCTCAAGGGCGAGCATACCGTGGTGGTCATCGAGCACGACATGGAGTTCGTCCGGGCCATCGCCGAACGGGTCACGGTCCTGCACGAAGGCAGCGTCCTGGCCGAAGGCAGCATGGATTTTGTGCAGAACGACCCCAAGGTCGTCGAAGTCTACCTCGGAGAATAG
- a CDS encoding urease accessory protein UreD, producing MSGLELTPRGALDTDSGWKAELGIDFSLSHGRTILSRRHTGPLTLQRPFYPEGDAVCHVYALHPPGGVVGGDRLRFDVRARTDAHGLVTTPAAGKFYRSAGPLAVQEQRLRVDAGGTLDWLPLETIVYPGADARLDTRVDLAGDACFFGWEVVCLGLPASGAPFDSGRFIQSFEVHRDGGPVLLERARYQGGSALLTEQWGLDGFTVFGTLIGTVDGRDLAERIRGRADELAATERFSLTQMDGLTVCRVMGDNAFRVRDLLAAAWGTMRMERLGRAACPPRVWNT from the coding sequence ATGAGCGGACTGGAACTGACACCGCGCGGGGCCCTGGACACGGACTCCGGCTGGAAAGCGGAACTCGGCATCGACTTCTCCCTTTCCCACGGCCGGACCATCCTTTCCCGCCGCCACACCGGGCCCCTGACCCTGCAGCGCCCTTTCTACCCGGAGGGCGACGCGGTCTGCCACGTCTACGCCCTGCACCCCCCGGGGGGCGTGGTCGGCGGGGACAGGCTGCGTTTCGACGTCCGGGCGAGGACGGACGCCCACGGGCTGGTGACCACGCCCGCCGCGGGCAAGTTCTACCGTTCCGCCGGGCCCCTGGCGGTCCAGGAACAGCGCCTTCGCGTGGACGCGGGCGGGACCCTGGACTGGCTCCCGCTGGAGACCATCGTCTATCCCGGGGCCGACGCCCGGCTGGACACCCGGGTGGACCTTGCCGGCGACGCCTGCTTTTTCGGATGGGAGGTGGTCTGCCTCGGCCTGCCCGCCTCGGGCGCGCCTTTTGATAGCGGCCGGTTCATCCAGTCGTTCGAGGTCCACCGGGACGGCGGGCCGGTGCTGCTCGAACGCGCCCGGTACCAGGGCGGCTCGGCGCTGCTGACCGAACAGTGGGGCCTGGACGGCTTCACGGTGTTCGGCACCCTGATCGGGACAGTGGACGGCCGGGACCTGGCCGAGAGGATACGCGGGCGGGCGGACGAGCTCGCGGCGACGGAACGATTTTCCCTGACCCAAATGGACGGACTGACCGTCTGCCGGGTCATGGGCGACAACGCCTTCAGGGTTCGCGATCTGCTGGCCGCGGCCTGGGGCACGATGCGAATGGAACGGCTCGGGCGGGCGGCCTGCCCCCCCAGGGTCTGGAACACATAG